One genomic window of Candidatus Binatia bacterium includes the following:
- a CDS encoding ABC transporter ATP-binding protein — MVKFHKIHKHFGNAEARVEALRSLDLEVPRGQMCAIMGPSGSGKSTLLHLAAGLIAPDSGEVLIDGQDVGHLDPDALSKMRRSRVGIIFQFFNLLPYLTAEENVALPLRLDERPEAEIRAAVDRNLALVGMDHRADHKASSLSGGEMQRVAIARALAISPSVVLADEPTGNLDSVVGRQIIELLRDLNETTGVTMLVVTHDPVWGSFCDRIVRLSDGRISEDIFLGSESAA, encoded by the coding sequence TTGGTCAAGTTCCACAAAATCCACAAACACTTCGGCAACGCCGAAGCGCGCGTAGAAGCGCTGCGTTCGCTCGACCTGGAGGTGCCGCGCGGTCAGATGTGCGCGATCATGGGGCCGAGCGGGTCCGGCAAGAGCACCCTGCTCCACCTCGCCGCGGGACTGATCGCGCCAGACTCGGGCGAGGTGCTGATCGACGGCCAGGACGTTGGTCATCTCGATCCCGACGCCCTCTCGAAGATGCGACGCAGCAGAGTCGGCATCATCTTCCAGTTCTTCAATCTGCTTCCTTATCTGACCGCGGAAGAGAACGTCGCCCTTCCCCTGCGCCTCGACGAGCGGCCGGAGGCCGAAATCCGGGCAGCGGTCGATCGAAACCTGGCTCTGGTCGGAATGGACCACCGTGCCGACCATAAGGCGAGTTCCCTCTCCGGCGGCGAGATGCAGCGGGTCGCAATCGCCCGCGCCCTTGCCATCTCTCCGTCTGTCGTACTGGCCGACGAACCGACCGGGAACCTGGACTCCGTCGTCGGTCGTCAGATCATCGAGCTTCTGCGCGACCTCAACGAGACTACCGGCGTGACGATGCTCGTCGTCACCCACGATCCGGTGTGGGGCTCTTTCTGCGATCGCATTGTCCGCTTGAGCGACGGGCGGATCTCCGAGGACATTTTTCTAGGCAGCGAATCGGCGGCCTGA
- a CDS encoding PadR family transcriptional regulator yields the protein MASGNLRYAVLGLIASKSEGVHGYQLKGECEAIADEFWALNYGRLYRILDELEGSGALSVADEIQKGRPNKKVYRITEKGKQNLDDWLLSPVDANAQPLRDEMILKLLFLGADDVDRVYKIIKQQRSVYLTRLARVTRRRRKLEKAGVSMRATEMILDGAEMRVRADLAWLESIERRLIRQS from the coding sequence ATGGCGAGCGGAAACCTGCGATACGCGGTCCTCGGGCTCATCGCGAGCAAAAGTGAAGGTGTTCACGGCTACCAGCTCAAAGGCGAGTGCGAAGCGATCGCCGATGAGTTCTGGGCGCTGAACTACGGACGCCTGTATCGCATTCTCGACGAGCTCGAAGGGTCCGGGGCATTGTCGGTCGCGGACGAGATCCAGAAGGGACGGCCGAACAAGAAGGTCTACCGCATAACGGAGAAGGGAAAGCAGAATCTGGACGATTGGCTGCTGTCTCCCGTCGACGCGAACGCCCAGCCGCTTCGCGACGAGATGATCCTCAAACTGCTGTTCCTCGGCGCCGACGATGTCGACCGCGTCTACAAGATCATCAAGCAGCAGCGCAGCGTCTATCTTACCCGGCTCGCGCGGGTTACACGTCGCCGCCGCAAGCTCGAGAAGGCCGGCGTCAGCATGCGCGCAACCGAAATGATCCTGGACGGCGCGGAGATGCGCGTCCGCGCGGACCTTGCGTGGCTCGAGAGCATCGAGCGTCGCCTGATCCGCCAGTCTTGA
- a CDS encoding 3-oxoacyl-[acyl-carrier-protein] synthase III C-terminal domain-containing protein codes for MTGFSGARILEMFEIEQRHWARGRESPEPEPGQRCSDLALSAGMAAMRTAGVHARDLGALITVTTTPDSLNPPPDAIVAQGLGVPGLLSFSLHAPCTGAFRAVQLATGLLPLLDGRPVLIAAAETFSPFFRFGPAIPTEHVLNSILYADGAGAVVVAPATSDRPNIECVDLHLNSDDAPPGITFPGMLSARPPTEERFSSADYLGHHDFRRVLRRGSKLAAGAASRVMERLGLRAEDVRHFVTHQATGNLRRIASAYGLPPEKIAVNIHRVGNTVSASVLILLDELVKDGAVARGDVLILHAAESSTWSSAGMAIRW; via the coding sequence ATGACGGGGTTCTCCGGCGCGAGAATTCTCGAAATGTTCGAGATCGAGCAGCGGCACTGGGCGAGGGGACGGGAATCGCCGGAGCCGGAGCCGGGCCAGCGCTGCAGCGACCTCGCTCTTTCCGCGGGAATGGCGGCCATGCGAACCGCCGGAGTCCATGCGCGAGATCTCGGTGCACTGATCACGGTCACGACGACGCCCGATTCGCTCAATCCTCCTCCTGACGCGATCGTAGCCCAGGGACTCGGCGTCCCGGGTCTCCTGTCCTTTTCGCTTCACGCGCCTTGCACCGGGGCGTTTCGCGCGGTGCAGCTCGCGACCGGGCTGCTGCCGCTGCTCGATGGTCGGCCAGTGCTGATTGCGGCTGCGGAGACGTTCTCGCCGTTTTTCCGATTCGGGCCGGCGATCCCGACGGAACACGTACTGAACTCCATCCTTTACGCAGACGGAGCCGGCGCAGTCGTGGTCGCTCCGGCGACTTCCGATCGTCCGAACATCGAGTGCGTGGATCTGCACCTCAATTCGGACGATGCGCCCCCGGGAATTACTTTTCCCGGGATGCTGTCTGCGAGGCCGCCGACCGAGGAGCGCTTCTCGAGCGCGGACTATCTCGGACACCACGATTTTCGCCGGGTGCTGCGGCGTGGCAGCAAACTTGCGGCCGGCGCAGCATCGCGAGTGATGGAGCGCCTGGGCCTGCGGGCCGAGGACGTCCGCCATTTCGTGACGCATCAGGCCACCGGAAATCTTCGTCGCATTGCGTCCGCGTACGGCCTCCCTCCGGAAAAGATCGCCGTCAACATCCATCGAGTCGGCAACACGGTGTCCGCGTCGGTCCTCATCCTGCTCGATGAGCTCGTCAAGGACGGTGCGGTGGCGCGCGGCGACGTGCTGATTCTGCACGCCGCGGAAAGCTCGACGTGGAGCAGTGCCGGCATGGCGATTCGCTGGTAG
- a CDS encoding DUF1329 domain-containing protein: MLHSILSPSAASRGRARFVLSTMLAAAMLVPSLRVLADDDSLDGEKHRVPAHIGTPAASGGVAEPVIPAGAKGGEVKPGDKIDKTNAERVKDLVSPGVRWCVENGMEINVVPYEKIPVPADYQAATEKYSPQVKLGKDNTVENWVAGKPFPVIDNNDPQAAQKIMYNFERTHYFTETLDLNLTDADTGALYIDANGNRHYNVERHFVPEWLRIFRYEGRIKHPPMKVEPNNDRTFHKAGLYPLIEPFDLKGVGGVSFRYQDQARQDDTWLYLPFVRRVRRMSSTQRSDALFGQDIDVDSFGGYAGQIPWFEWKLLGEKPLLMSMHGQRLPPQTCKSDGGMTFCEPWEVRPSVYIVQGKSKFPGYAYSSRVIYVDKESNIIGYSDLQDPAGQLWKTVMISFRVDKKPNPKVNFTYDEPRMFAYAYSVIDTQLMHGTRVAIPGMAFQNEAGWYLDLGYDAPTSVSDDWFTIASLIKAGR; encoded by the coding sequence ATGCTGCACTCGATCCTGTCCCCCTCTGCTGCGTCGCGCGGCCGCGCGCGCTTTGTTCTCTCGACGATGCTTGCAGCGGCGATGCTCGTTCCTTCGCTGCGCGTTCTTGCCGACGACGACAGTCTCGACGGTGAGAAACATCGCGTGCCCGCGCACATCGGCACGCCCGCGGCCAGCGGCGGAGTTGCCGAGCCGGTGATCCCCGCCGGCGCCAAGGGCGGCGAAGTCAAGCCCGGCGACAAGATCGACAAGACCAACGCCGAGCGCGTCAAGGATCTCGTCTCCCCCGGTGTGCGCTGGTGCGTCGAGAACGGCATGGAGATCAACGTCGTTCCCTACGAGAAGATCCCCGTTCCGGCCGACTACCAGGCGGCGACCGAAAAATATTCGCCGCAGGTCAAGCTCGGCAAGGACAACACGGTGGAGAACTGGGTTGCCGGAAAACCGTTCCCGGTAATCGACAACAACGATCCGCAGGCTGCGCAGAAGATCATGTACAACTTCGAGCGCACCCACTACTTCACCGAGACGCTCGACCTGAACCTCACCGACGCCGACACCGGCGCGCTGTATATCGACGCCAACGGCAATCGCCACTACAACGTCGAGCGTCACTTCGTCCCCGAATGGCTTCGCATCTTCCGCTACGAAGGCCGCATCAAGCATCCACCGATGAAGGTGGAGCCGAACAACGACCGCACCTTCCACAAGGCCGGTCTCTATCCGCTGATCGAGCCGTTCGACCTGAAGGGCGTCGGCGGCGTCTCGTTCCGCTACCAGGACCAGGCGCGCCAGGACGACACCTGGCTTTACCTGCCTTTCGTACGCCGCGTGCGCCGCATGTCGAGCACGCAGCGCTCGGACGCGCTTTTCGGCCAGGACATCGACGTCGACAGCTTCGGCGGCTACGCCGGCCAGATCCCGTGGTTCGAGTGGAAGCTTCTCGGCGAAAAACCCCTGCTGATGTCGATGCACGGCCAGAGGCTGCCTCCGCAGACCTGCAAGTCGGACGGCGGCATGACGTTCTGCGAGCCGTGGGAAGTGCGCCCGTCGGTGTACATCGTGCAGGGAAAATCGAAGTTCCCCGGCTACGCGTACTCGAGCCGCGTCATCTACGTCGACAAGGAGAGCAACATCATCGGCTACTCCGACCTGCAGGACCCGGCCGGGCAGCTGTGGAAGACCGTGATGATCAGCTTCCGCGTCGACAAGAAGCCCAACCCGAAGGTCAACTTCACCTACGACGAGCCGCGCATGTTCGCGTATGCGTACTCGGTGATCGACACGCAGCTCATGCACGGCACGCGCGTGGCGATCCCCGGCATGGCGTTCCAGAACGAGGCCGGGTGGTACCTCGATCTCGGCTACGATGCGCCGACGTCGGTGTCGGACGACTGGTTCACGATCGCGTCACTGATCAAAGCGGGACGCTGA
- a CDS encoding efflux RND transporter periplasmic adaptor subunit, whose amino-acid sequence MKSRTKLLRRQLLLVAAVALVIASAAACHHAPGGGPPPPSVDVLQPVPREVLDWDEYTARLEAIDSVEIRPRVSGYLQSIRFQDGAMVRKGDLLFVIDPRPYDATLRHAESDVAAAKARLSLAQKNFARSAELIRTHAISQEEADIRQSNVEQADAAVMQADAAVDGARLDVEFTQLTAPISGRIGRKLVTEGNLVNGGVGSQGTLLTTIVMLDPLYVYFEADERSYLKYMHLAESGERPTSREFHHPVWIGVADEEGFPREGTMDFVDNQFDRGTGTMVGRAIIANADLLLSPGLFARLRLPGSGPYGAVVIPDEAVGNDQSQKFVWVVDDENKAAIRYIKTGPLLDGARVVRDGLTRQDWVIVAGTQRVRPDALVDPHRVDNSKLLPPEARGAATPASPPADAAAGASSVAPPPAKPPADKPASPAPASSPPQR is encoded by the coding sequence TTGAAAAGCCGCACAAAGCTCCTGCGCCGGCAGCTGCTCCTTGTTGCCGCGGTCGCACTGGTCATTGCTTCCGCGGCGGCGTGTCATCACGCGCCGGGCGGGGGTCCTCCGCCCCCAAGCGTCGACGTGCTGCAGCCCGTACCGCGCGAAGTGCTCGACTGGGACGAGTACACCGCGCGCCTGGAGGCAATCGACTCGGTCGAGATCCGCCCCCGCGTCAGCGGCTACCTGCAGTCGATCCGCTTCCAGGACGGCGCGATGGTACGCAAGGGCGACCTGCTGTTCGTCATCGATCCGCGTCCCTACGACGCGACGCTTCGCCACGCGGAATCCGACGTGGCCGCGGCCAAGGCCCGCCTGTCCCTGGCGCAGAAAAATTTCGCGCGCAGCGCGGAGCTGATCCGCACGCATGCGATCTCCCAGGAAGAGGCCGACATCCGCCAGTCGAACGTGGAGCAGGCCGATGCCGCGGTGATGCAGGCCGATGCCGCGGTCGACGGCGCCAGGCTCGACGTCGAATTCACGCAACTGACGGCGCCGATCAGCGGGCGCATCGGCCGCAAGCTGGTCACCGAGGGAAACCTCGTCAACGGCGGCGTCGGCAGCCAAGGAACCCTGCTCACGACGATCGTGATGCTCGACCCCCTGTACGTATACTTCGAGGCCGACGAGCGCTCCTACCTGAAATACATGCACCTGGCCGAGAGCGGCGAGCGTCCTACATCACGCGAATTCCACCATCCCGTATGGATCGGCGTGGCGGACGAAGAGGGATTCCCCCGCGAGGGGACGATGGACTTCGTCGACAACCAGTTCGATCGCGGCACCGGCACGATGGTCGGACGCGCGATCATCGCGAACGCCGACCTTCTGCTTTCGCCCGGCCTGTTCGCGCGCCTTCGTCTTCCGGGCAGCGGACCGTACGGCGCCGTCGTCATTCCCGACGAAGCGGTGGGCAACGACCAGTCGCAGAAATTCGTCTGGGTCGTGGACGACGAGAACAAGGCGGCAATCCGCTACATCAAGACCGGCCCGTTGCTCGACGGGGCGCGCGTCGTGCGCGACGGGCTGACGCGCCAGGACTGGGTCATCGTCGCGGGCACCCAGAGGGTGCGCCCCGACGCGCTCGTCGATCCGCATCGCGTCGACAACTCGAAGCTATTGCCGCCGGAAGCGCGCGGTGCCGCCACTCCCGCATCTCCGCCGGCCGATGCCGCTGCTGGCGCCTCCTCGGTTGCACCGCCGCCGGCGAAGCCGCCGGCCGACAAGCCCGCTTCGCCAGCGCCCGCTTCCTCGCCGCCGCAGCGATGA
- a CDS encoding ion channel: MSDKTARKMPALTSEARLNYRRIGLQRDGFSDIYHRLVAASWPMLLVFLACLYLSVNALFAIAYMTVGGVTNARPGSFADAFFFSIQTIATIGYGTMAPESFAAHMVVVCEVFVGLVGLAMITGITFSKFARPTARVRFSRNAIITTREGVPSLIFRMANERGTSLVEASAHVALLRDEVTLEGEEVRRFHDLALIRQTNLLFTLSWTVVHPIAAPSPLVGADAQSLEAVDAAVVVSVLGIDETTGQTVHARHAYNAADILWNVRFADMFSESGGQSTMDFGRFDHVVANDGGTT, encoded by the coding sequence GCCTGCAGCGGGACGGCTTTTCGGACATCTACCATCGCCTGGTCGCCGCGTCGTGGCCGATGCTGCTGGTCTTCCTCGCCTGCCTCTATCTCTCGGTCAACGCGCTGTTCGCGATCGCGTACATGACCGTCGGCGGCGTGACCAACGCCAGGCCCGGATCGTTCGCTGACGCGTTCTTCTTCAGCATCCAGACCATCGCGACCATCGGCTACGGCACGATGGCGCCCGAGAGTTTTGCCGCGCACATGGTGGTCGTCTGCGAGGTATTCGTCGGGCTGGTCGGCCTGGCGATGATCACCGGCATCACGTTCAGCAAATTCGCCAGGCCGACGGCGCGCGTGCGCTTCAGCAGGAACGCGATCATCACGACGCGCGAAGGCGTGCCGTCTCTGATCTTCCGCATGGCCAACGAGCGCGGCACGAGCCTGGTCGAGGCCAGCGCGCACGTGGCGCTGCTTCGCGACGAGGTGACGCTCGAGGGCGAGGAGGTGCGGCGGTTTCACGACCTCGCGCTGATCCGCCAGACCAACCTTCTGTTCACGCTGAGCTGGACGGTCGTCCATCCGATCGCCGCGCCGAGCCCGCTCGTCGGCGCCGACGCACAATCGCTGGAAGCAGTGGATGCGGCGGTCGTCGTCTCGGTGCTCGGCATCGACGAGACTACCGGCCAGACGGTGCACGCAAGGCACGCCTATAATGCAGCCGACATCCTGTGGAACGTGCGCTTTGCCGACATGTTCAGCGAGTCGGGCGGACAGAGCACGATGGATTTCGGCCGCTTCGACCACGTCGTCGCGAACGACGGCGGGACAACTTAG
- a CDS encoding efflux transporter outer membrane subunit: MTETASSSGRYRGKPVATLAVAVAVAALATCAGCALGHNYHRPDVQVPESIRGQSGEPDAATLADLGWWEVFADSDLQALLTEAVAANHDLKAATARVEQERQLVGVARADLLPHIDYSAQATRERSQITTTKQTFNSFLGAFSLAWEIDLWGRIRRLTEAATAEFYAAEDVRRGVLLTVSSDVATSYFELIDLDQEMAIARESADSFRETRDLFNHRFEGGIGTLLEVSRADAALSGAESQIPDIQSQITAKENQICVLLGRIPGPIERGSSLAQPAIAARIPVGLPSELLQRRPDVLQAEHDVMAANAEAGAALASFFPRFGLTSLYGGQSSELEDIVKHANYIWAVGGTLSGPLFEGGRLLASYRAQNAQLDEAVEHYSQSTVQAFGEVSSLLVSHDTLRSVRERRADQVEQLRTSVRLSLQRYRDGIASYYEVLEAQQQFFPSQVDLVRTQRDELVTMISLYRALGGGWKL; the protein is encoded by the coding sequence ATGACTGAGACCGCTTCCAGCTCTGGCCGATATCGCGGCAAGCCGGTCGCGACGCTCGCGGTCGCCGTGGCGGTTGCTGCGCTTGCCACCTGTGCGGGATGCGCACTGGGCCACAATTACCACCGGCCCGACGTGCAGGTTCCCGAATCGATCCGCGGCCAGAGCGGCGAGCCCGACGCAGCGACGCTGGCCGATCTCGGATGGTGGGAAGTGTTCGCCGATTCCGACCTGCAAGCCCTGCTCACCGAAGCGGTGGCGGCCAACCACGACCTCAAGGCCGCGACCGCACGAGTCGAGCAGGAGCGCCAGCTCGTCGGCGTCGCGCGCGCCGACTTGCTGCCGCATATCGACTACAGCGCCCAGGCGACGCGCGAGCGCAGCCAGATCACCACCACCAAGCAAACCTTCAATTCGTTTCTCGGTGCCTTCAGCCTCGCGTGGGAGATCGACCTGTGGGGGCGCATTCGCCGCCTGACCGAAGCAGCGACCGCGGAGTTCTACGCTGCCGAGGACGTCCGGCGCGGCGTACTGCTCACCGTTTCGAGCGACGTGGCAACGAGCTACTTCGAGCTGATCGATCTCGACCAGGAGATGGCCATCGCGCGCGAGTCGGCGGACTCGTTCCGCGAGACCCGCGACCTGTTCAACCACCGCTTCGAAGGCGGCATCGGCACCTTGCTCGAAGTCTCGCGTGCAGACGCGGCGCTGAGCGGAGCCGAATCCCAGATTCCCGACATCCAGAGCCAGATCACCGCCAAGGAAAACCAGATCTGCGTACTGCTCGGCCGTATTCCCGGGCCGATCGAGCGCGGCTCGAGCCTCGCGCAGCCGGCAATCGCGGCGCGAATTCCCGTCGGCTTGCCGTCCGAGCTGCTGCAGAGGCGGCCCGACGTGCTGCAGGCCGAGCATGACGTGATGGCGGCAAATGCCGAAGCCGGCGCGGCGCTGGCTTCGTTCTTCCCACGCTTCGGCCTTACCAGTCTGTACGGCGGGCAGAGCTCGGAGCTGGAGGACATCGTCAAGCATGCGAATTACATCTGGGCGGTGGGCGGAACGCTTTCCGGGCCCCTGTTCGAGGGCGGACGGCTGCTGGCCAGCTACCGCGCGCAGAACGCACAGCTCGACGAGGCAGTGGAGCACTACTCGCAGTCCACCGTGCAGGCCTTCGGGGAGGTCTCGAGCCTGCTCGTCTCCCACGACACGCTGCGAAGCGTGCGCGAGCGGCGGGCCGACCAGGTCGAGCAGCTTCGAACGTCGGTGCGGTTGTCGCTGCAGCGCTACCGCGACGGCATCGCGAGCTATTACGAGGTGCTCGAGGCACAGCAGCAGTTCTTCCCGTCGCAGGTCGACCTCGTGCGCACCCAGCGCGACGAGCTCGTCACGATGATCAGCCTTTACCGCGCCCTCGGCGGCGGCTGGAAGCTGTAA
- a CDS encoding multidrug efflux RND transporter permease subunit, with product MNISRFFIDRPIFATVLAVVTIVLGTVGYENLPVAQYPEVVPPTIVVQASYPGAPPEVVADTVATPIEQEVNGVEDMLYMSSQCTTSGQMTLTITFRLGTNLDTAQVLVQNRVAIAEPRLPDDVRRIGITTLKSSPDLLMVVHLVSPSKRFDQLYIGNYALIQVRDVLRRIDGVGDVNMFGLREYSMRVWLDPEKLNSRNLAASDIVDALRSQNIQVASGVIGQAPGPPGHAFELPVTTLGRLRDPEEFGQIVVKTGADGRITRVRDVARIELGARDYTTNSYLNHETAVAMAVAQRPGSNALATSDAVEKTMADLSKNFPEGLEYRIVYNPTIFVRQSIQEVIHTLFEAIGLVVLVVLLFLQNWRTALIPLLAIPVSLVGTFAAMAVFGFSLNMLSLFGLVLAIGIVVDDAIVVVENVERHMATGLDPAEAARRAMDEVTGAVIAIAFGLSAVFVPTAFLGGISGQFYRQFALTIAVATMLSAFNSLTLSPAMCALLLRPHGAAKDPFSRAWDRITGRFFRAFNRIFERVNAAYATAVGKVTRRSPLALLLYGALLALTVFGFRTVPTGFIPAQDKGYLIVAIQLPDGASLERTDAVVRQAIDLILDTPGVQFAVAFAGFSGATRATAANAGAIFVGPKPFEERVNGPTANDLRTSLQKKLGAIAAANIFVIAPPPVQGLGTSGGFKLLVEDHAGRGPKALQDATDSLVSAARANPDLSGVFTTYRASTPLLYADIDRVKAEKLGVPLGTLFDTLQIYLGSIYANDFNRFGRTFQVRAQAEGDFRAEPDQVTRLKTRNTQGEMVPLGSVVDLQWRNGPDRIVRYNMFPAAEVTGDSAPGGSQGAAMNTMESLAASTLPLGMQLEWTDLAYQAHLAGNTAILLFPLCVLFVFLVHSAEYESWSLPLAIILIAPMCIPFALLGTWIEGMDNNLITQIGFIVLIGLAAKNAVLIVEFARQRQEEGLDRFAAATESARLRLRPILMTSFAFILGVLPLARATGAGAEMRRALGTAVFSGMLGVTILGLFLTPVFYVLLAKRTRPAAGPQGEAPAADAAPSQPPAHTDAARGGEQARHD from the coding sequence ATGAACATCTCGCGCTTCTTCATCGACCGGCCGATCTTCGCGACGGTGCTCGCGGTCGTGACGATCGTGCTCGGCACCGTCGGGTACGAGAATCTTCCGGTCGCCCAGTATCCGGAGGTCGTGCCACCGACGATCGTCGTGCAGGCTTCCTATCCGGGCGCACCGCCGGAGGTCGTCGCCGACACCGTCGCCACTCCGATCGAGCAGGAGGTCAACGGCGTCGAGGACATGCTCTACATGTCCTCGCAGTGCACGACGTCGGGCCAGATGACGCTGACGATCACGTTCCGGCTCGGCACCAACCTCGATACGGCCCAGGTCCTCGTCCAGAACCGCGTCGCAATTGCCGAGCCGCGGCTTCCCGACGACGTACGCCGCATCGGCATCACGACGCTGAAGAGCTCACCCGACCTGCTGATGGTCGTGCACCTGGTGTCGCCGTCCAAGCGCTTCGACCAGCTCTACATCGGCAACTACGCGCTGATCCAGGTCCGCGACGTGCTGCGGCGCATCGACGGCGTCGGTGACGTCAACATGTTCGGGCTGCGCGAGTACAGCATGCGGGTCTGGCTCGACCCCGAGAAGCTGAACAGCCGCAACCTTGCCGCCAGCGACATCGTCGATGCCCTGAGATCCCAGAACATCCAGGTCGCCTCCGGCGTCATCGGCCAGGCGCCGGGACCGCCCGGCCACGCCTTCGAGCTTCCCGTGACGACGCTCGGGCGACTGCGCGACCCGGAGGAATTCGGCCAGATCGTCGTCAAGACCGGCGCCGACGGCCGCATCACGCGGGTGCGCGACGTCGCCCGCATCGAGCTCGGCGCGCGCGACTACACCACCAACAGCTACCTCAACCACGAGACCGCCGTCGCGATGGCCGTCGCCCAGAGGCCCGGGTCCAACGCCCTGGCAACCTCGGACGCCGTCGAGAAGACGATGGCGGATCTTTCGAAGAACTTTCCCGAGGGGCTCGAATACCGCATCGTCTACAACCCGACGATCTTCGTGCGCCAGTCGATCCAGGAAGTGATCCACACCCTGTTCGAGGCGATCGGGCTGGTCGTGCTGGTCGTGCTGCTCTTCCTGCAGAACTGGCGTACGGCGCTGATCCCGCTGCTGGCCATCCCCGTGTCGCTGGTCGGTACCTTCGCCGCGATGGCGGTGTTCGGGTTCTCGCTCAACATGCTCTCGCTGTTCGGCCTCGTGCTGGCCATCGGCATCGTCGTCGACGATGCCATCGTCGTCGTCGAGAACGTGGAGCGGCACATGGCCACCGGCCTCGATCCGGCCGAAGCGGCACGCCGCGCGATGGACGAAGTCACCGGCGCGGTCATCGCCATCGCGTTCGGCCTGTCCGCAGTGTTCGTTCCCACCGCGTTCCTCGGCGGCATCTCGGGCCAGTTCTACCGCCAGTTCGCGCTGACGATCGCCGTGGCGACGATGTTGTCGGCATTCAATTCGCTGACGCTGAGCCCTGCGATGTGCGCGCTGCTGCTGCGGCCTCACGGGGCTGCCAAAGACCCCTTTTCGCGGGCCTGGGACCGGATCACCGGCAGGTTCTTTCGCGCGTTCAATCGTATCTTCGAGCGCGTGAACGCGGCCTATGCCACAGCGGTCGGCAAGGTTACGCGCCGAAGCCCGCTCGCGCTGCTTCTGTACGGCGCACTTCTGGCTCTTACCGTCTTCGGCTTCCGCACGGTTCCGACCGGATTCATTCCTGCGCAGGACAAGGGCTACCTGATCGTCGCGATCCAGCTTCCCGACGGGGCGTCGCTCGAGCGCACCGATGCGGTGGTTCGCCAGGCGATCGACCTCATCCTGGACACGCCGGGAGTCCAGTTCGCGGTGGCGTTCGCGGGGTTTTCCGGCGCGACGCGCGCGACCGCTGCCAATGCCGGCGCGATCTTCGTCGGCCCCAAGCCGTTCGAAGAAAGGGTCAACGGACCAACCGCCAACGACTTGAGGACCTCGCTGCAGAAGAAACTCGGCGCGATCGCCGCTGCGAACATCTTCGTGATCGCGCCTCCGCCGGTGCAGGGACTCGGAACCTCGGGCGGCTTCAAGCTGCTCGTCGAGGATCACGCCGGCCGCGGACCCAAGGCCCTGCAGGACGCGACCGATTCGCTGGTGAGCGCGGCGCGCGCGAACCCGGATCTGTCCGGCGTCTTCACGACGTACCGGGCATCGACGCCGCTGCTGTACGCCGACATCGACCGCGTCAAGGCCGAGAAGCTGGGCGTGCCTCTGGGGACGCTGTTCGACACCCTTCAGATCTATCTCGGCTCCATCTACGCGAACGACTTCAATCGATTCGGCCGCACCTTCCAGGTCAGGGCCCAGGCAGAAGGAGATTTTCGCGCCGAGCCCGACCAGGTGACGCGCCTGAAAACCCGCAACACCCAGGGTGAGATGGTGCCGCTCGGCTCCGTCGTCGATCTGCAATGGCGAAACGGCCCCGACCGCATCGTGCGCTACAACATGTTTCCTGCCGCCGAGGTCACCGGCGACTCCGCGCCCGGAGGCAGCCAGGGCGCGGCGATGAACACGATGGAGAGCCTGGCCGCAAGCACGCTGCCGCTCGGCATGCAGCTCGAATGGACCGACCTCGCCTACCAGGCCCACCTGGCCGGCAACACCGCGATCCTGCTCTTCCCGCTCTGCGTGCTGTTCGTCTTCCTCGTCCACTCGGCCGAGTACGAGAGCTGGAGCCTGCCGCTGGCGATCATCCTGATCGCGCCGATGTGCATTCCGTTCGCGCTGCTCGGCACCTGGATCGAGGGCATGGACAACAACCTGATCACGCAGATCGGCTTCATCGTGCTGATCGGCCTGGCCGCCAAGAACGCGGTACTGATCGTCGAGTTCGCCAGGCAGCGCCAAGAGGAAGGTCTCGACCGATTCGCTGCCGCCACCGAGTCGGCGCGGCTGCGGCTGCGCCCGATCCTGATGACCTCGTTCGCATTCATCCTCGGCGTGCTGCCGCTGGCGCGCGCGACCGGGGCGGGCGCAGAGATGAGGCGCGCGCTCGGAACAGCCGTCTTCAGCGGCATGCTCGGTGTCACGATCCTCGGTCTTTTCCTTACGCCGGTGTTCTACGTGCTGCTGGCCAAGCGCACGCGCCCGGCCGCGGGTCCGCAAGGCGAGGCGCCGGCGGCGGACGCGGCCCCGTCCCAGCCGCCGGCGCATACGGACGCAGCAAGAGGCGGCGAACAGGCCAGACATGACTGA